GATGCAACCGTGGCGATGTTCACGAGGTCACAATTTTCACAGCCCATGGGCAGGAGCCTCAGCCGATGAAAAACCTGCGGATCGCCACCTACAACGTCAACGGCCTGCGCGCGCGTCTGCCAAATCTGCTGGATTGGCTCAAGCGCGAACAACCGGACATCGCCTGCCTGCAAGAACTCAAATCTGTCGACACGGCATTCCCCGCCGCAGAACTGGAAGCCGCCGGTTATGGCGCGATCTGGCAAGGCCAGGCGTCGTGGAACGGCGTGGCGATTCTCGCCCGTGATGCGCAACCGCTGGAGAGTCGACGCGGTCTGCCGGGCGATCCGGATGACAAGCACAGCCGTTATCTGGAAGCAGCGGTGCACGGCGTTCTGGTCGGGTGCCTGTACCTGCCCAACGGCAATCCGCAGCCCGGTCCGAAATTCGATTACAAACTGGCTTGGTTCGAGCGGCTCATCAGCTATGCGAAAGACCTGCAAAGCAGCGATCACCCGGTGGTGCTGGCCGGTGATTACAACGTCGTGCCCACTGATATGGACATCTACAACACCCGCTCCTGGCTCAAGGATGCGCTGCTGCAACCGCAGAGTCGCGAGTGCTACCAGCGCCTGCTCGATCAAGGCTGGACCGATTCGCTGCGGCATCTGTACCCCGAGGATCGCCTCTATACGTTTTGGGACTACTTTCGCCAGCACTGGCAAACCAACTCCGGACTGCGCATCGATCATCTGCTGCTCAACCCGGCGCTGAGTCCCTATTTGCACGAGGCCGGGGTCGACGCCTGGGTGCGCAACGAGCCGCATGCCAGCGACCATGCGCCGACGTGGATTCGTATCGGTTCACGCAAGAAACGCTAGCGGGCGATTGGCGAAATCAATTGTCGAAAACAGTGCCCGATCCCGTATACATGGCGACCATCAACGCAGTGACCTGCGGCCCCATGCATAAGGATCGAGCAATGAGTGAGCCACGCCTGACGAATCTGAAGCTGTACCTGCAACGTTTGGGCTTCGACACACCGCCCGCGCCGGCGCTGGACAGCCTGCGGCAGTTGCAACTGCGCCATACCGGCGTCTTCCCTTTCGAGAATCTGGCGACGATAACCGGTGCACCGGTGCTGATTGATCTGCCGTCCATTGAAGAAAAAGTCTTGCTCGGTGGGCGCGGTGGGTACTGCTATGAACTGAATAACCTGTTCTTTGCCCTGTTGCTGGAGCTGGGCTTCGATACACGGGCCATCAGCGGGCGCGTGGTGATGAATCAGCCGGAAGGCAGCTGGACGGCGCGCACGCACCGCTTGAGTCTGGTGACCATCGACGATGTGCGCTACATCACCGATGTCGGTTTTGGTGGCATGGTGCCGACTGCACCGCTGCTGCTCGACACCGAAGCGGAGCAACCAACGCCACACGAACCTTATCGCATTGAAAAACAGGCCGACGGCTACATGCTGCGTGCCAACGTGGCGGGGGAATGGCGGCCGATGTACCTGTTCGATCTGCAACGCCAGGAAGACATCGATTACACCGTCGGCAATTGGTATGTCTCGACTCACCCTGAGTCACCGTTCAGCCAGCGTCTGATGGTGGCGCGCACCGGGGAGGGCTGGCGCAAGACGCTGAATAACGGCAGTTTCGCTGTTCACCGCATGGGCGCCGAGAGCGAGCGGCGTGAGGTCGCGGACGTCGAGGATCTACTCGATCTGCTTGAGGTTGAGTTCGGGATGCGTGTCGCGCGCCCAGAGTTGTTAAGGCCGGTGCTCGGACACCTTATCCAGCCTGGTCAGGGATCCTCAGCGTAAGCATCGACCTGGATCGTGAAGCGATTGATCTTCGCCCACGACTCCCGTTGCCTGACCTCTGTTTCCTCTGAGCCAATGCTGATCAGGTAGTTGATGCCTGTTGCTGGATCTCTGAATCCATTTTGGGTCGAGTCCCAGACACAACAGGCGCGCGTGATCGGCGAAATCCCGAAGTGCTGTTCAAGGTACTGTTCGGCTTTCGAAGCATTGGCCCCGGATACTTCATAGCTGGCGGAAAATGGCTGGCCCATGCGATCAAGCGCCTGTGTGCAGCCTTTGAATTCAACAAACGATGGCTTGTCTGCGAGCTTCGACAGAAAGTCATCACAGCCAAAGTCGGCACTGGCGCTGTTGGCAATGACCAGCAACAGCGCGGGTATCAATCGGATAAGTAGCAACCGTTTCAATTATTTCTCCACCAGCAATTCACCGACATATTTCCCGCCTTCACCTTTGACTCGCCGGCAGATCAGGTAGTCGTAAACATCGTTCCATTTGATCAGCTCATAAAAGGTTACACAGCCGTCGGACAAATGGCCGACGTGGATGTAACGACTGCTGTTGCCTTTTGTGCCTTGCAGTTCAATGGGAAACCAGACGTCGGTGCAATGCAGATTACCTTGTGCCTTGTAGCCACCTGTGGAGATATTTCCGTGGGAGCGGTCGGGTGCCATGATCCGGTGGCGTCCGGGAGGAATCGGGGTAAATTCGCCGCCCCACTGGCTGTTCAGCGTCACCTTCGCCGTTTTTCCATTGAAGCTGACCTGTGCCCATTGCTGCAGGAGTTTGCCTTTGAACTCCGAGACCGCATGAGCCGGTGCACCGGTGTACTTGACCTTGACGGTGGCCGGCGCCGTTGGCGGGGTATCCATCAGGTACTTCAAGGCATTTTCGGTTTTCAGGCTGGCCGTCTGCCCGACGAACTCAGAATTGCCGTCGGCGATGCGGAAGTAGGTCCGACCACCGGATTCCTTGGTGAAGGTCACTTTGGTGTATTCGC
This region of Pseudomonas sp. R84 genomic DNA includes:
- the xth gene encoding exodeoxyribonuclease III, yielding MKNLRIATYNVNGLRARLPNLLDWLKREQPDIACLQELKSVDTAFPAAELEAAGYGAIWQGQASWNGVAILARDAQPLESRRGLPGDPDDKHSRYLEAAVHGVLVGCLYLPNGNPQPGPKFDYKLAWFERLISYAKDLQSSDHPVVLAGDYNVVPTDMDIYNTRSWLKDALLQPQSRECYQRLLDQGWTDSLRHLYPEDRLYTFWDYFRQHWQTNSGLRIDHLLLNPALSPYLHEAGVDAWVRNEPHASDHAPTWIRIGSRKKR
- a CDS encoding arylamine N-acetyltransferase, with product MSEPRLTNLKLYLQRLGFDTPPAPALDSLRQLQLRHTGVFPFENLATITGAPVLIDLPSIEEKVLLGGRGGYCYELNNLFFALLLELGFDTRAISGRVVMNQPEGSWTARTHRLSLVTIDDVRYITDVGFGGMVPTAPLLLDTEAEQPTPHEPYRIEKQADGYMLRANVAGEWRPMYLFDLQRQEDIDYTVGNWYVSTHPESPFSQRLMVARTGEGWRKTLNNGSFAVHRMGAESERREVADVEDLLDLLEVEFGMRVARPELLRPVLGHLIQPGQGSSA
- a CDS encoding DUF4952 domain-containing protein yields the protein MKRLLLIRLIPALLLVIANSASADFGCDDFLSKLADKPSFVEFKGCTQALDRMGQPFSASYEVSGANASKAEQYLEQHFGISPITRACCVWDSTQNGFRDPATGINYLISIGSEETEVRQRESWAKINRFTIQVDAYAEDP